A portion of the Vulpes vulpes isolate BD-2025 chromosome 5, VulVul3, whole genome shotgun sequence genome contains these proteins:
- the POLR2L gene encoding DNA-directed RNA polymerases I, II, and III subunit RPABC5 produces the protein MIIPVRCFTCGKIVGNKWEAYLGLLQAEYTEGDALDALGLKRYCCRRMLLAHVDLIEKLLNYAPLEK, from the exons ATGATCATCCCGGTCCGCTGCTTCACCTGCGGCAAGATCGTCGGCAACAAGTGGGAAGCCTACCTGGGGCTGCTGCAGGCTGAGTACACCGAGGG AGACGCCCTGGATGCGCTGGGCCTGAAGCGCTACTGTTGCCGCCGCATGCTGCTGGCACACGTGGACCTGATCGAGAAGCTGCTCAACTACGCGCCTCTGGAGAAGTGA